The following is a genomic window from Peromyscus maniculatus bairdii isolate BWxNUB_F1_BW_parent chromosome 22, HU_Pman_BW_mat_3.1, whole genome shotgun sequence.
GCATGCACCGCAGAGTAAGCACGGCCATTCAGATGGTCGGGAGGATGGCAGGCTCCGGGGCGGAGCCGCAGATCCTTGTGCAGTACTTAGTGTTACGAAAGGACCTAGCGCAGGCGCCTTTCTCCTGGCCCACGGGCGCACTGGTGGCGCAGGCCTGTCACGCCGCCACCGCGGCCTTGCACCTTCACCGAGACCATCCGCACACGGTAGCGTACCTCCGGGAGCTGGGGCGCATGCGCAAGGTGGTTCTCGAGGTGAGTCGGCGGCGCGTACCCGGAAGGAAGTTAAGGGAGGGGCGTGCAGAGGCCGGAAGTAGGTCTACTGGGGCCCAAACCTTGGCTTCCGGGAGTAGGTACGGCAAAGTGGTTGGAGGGATCTTTAGGAGTTTGGGGAATGGTCTGCGTCTTGAGCGGCTGCGCAGTGAACCTTCCCGGGAAGGGCGTGACCGCGAAGAGCGGACATAAACCCCGCCGTCGCAGGCGTCTCAGCACTGCTGGTTCCGCCAGAAACGGGTTGTTCCCGCGTCCCTTAGATTCCCTGCGAGGGCGGAGCTGGGCAAGCGCGGTCCTTTCTTCAACCTGTGCACCAGCCATGCCTTTTAAAGCTGCGCCTAAAAGTACCACTGCCTTAATAAATATGGTTGGTCAGGGCATTAGAGGCCGCTTGTTAAGAAGGAGAGAGACGCTCAGTGAGCTGGGAAGAGGCCTCTATTTTTCAGAAACTCTGAGCCTCCCGTCTTATGACCCTGCCATTTACATAGCACCCGCTTCTCTAGAGAGACAAGTGTGCAAGAAAACACTTGTCGGGGCGTGAGAATGGAGGAACAATGGCCCAAGGGACCACTGTGCCAACCTGCCTGCGTAGATCTGCACTCAGCTTTCTGAGGGGTGCTTTCCCATCCAGGTGCCCTACACGCCTATTGGGTCAACttgaaatattattaaaaagataattaaaattgtgtgtgtgtctgtgtgtgggtatatgcacatgagtgcaggtatgcttggaagacagaagagggtgtaggatcttctggagctgtagttacaggctgGGAGAGCAACCCATCGTGGGTACTGAGGAGCAAACTCTGGACCTCTGTTAGAGCAGTAGTCCCTGGagactgagccttctcttcagctccTGGGCTAACTCTTAAGGAGTATATTTACCAGAAACCCTCCTGCTAGATCAAGGagaccaccccccccacacacacacacacactccccaaccAGCCCCACACAGTGGAGACTTCTTACTCTGGATTAGGCACAAACTACACCCAAAcatctgttttcacagagagagccCTTAAGTAGGGAAGAAAAGGTAAAGTGGCCACTTTCTAATTCCAGTGGGAAAAAACAgtagcaaatgaccttgcaggtgtaattttttttttttttttttttttgagacagggtttctttgtgtacgcttggctgtcctaggactaactctaaaccaggctggcctcgaactcacagagatctgcctggctctgcctcccgagtgctgggatcaaaggcgtgcgccgccgccgccgccgccgccgccgccgccaccaccaccaccacccagctttcctttaattatttatttatttgtttgtttgtttgtttttttgagacagggtttctctgtgtagctttgtgcctttcctggatctctctctgtagaccaggctggtgatggtgcacacctttatctcagcactcgggaggcagagccaggcggatctctgtgagttcgaggccagcctggtttacagagttagtcctaggacagccaagagtacacaaagaaaccctgtctcaaaaaacaaacaagcaagcaagcaagcaaacaaaaaacaggatccTAAAGAGGAGTGGGGATAGCAAACTAGGGGATGAAACTGATGCTATATAATTCTTCAGTGGAACCACATCTCTAGTTTCAGAGACCCTCCACCCTTTTGCGACCCTCTGACACTTCCTAACTGGGTCATTCAGTCAGGGTTTTGTGTTCTACAACTTGTAGGCTGCTGATGAGACCACCTTGAAGGAGCTGGCCGAGACCCTGCAGCAGAAGGACATCGACCACATGCTGTGGCTGGAGCAGCCAGAGAACATTGCCACATGCATCGCCCTCAGGCCGTACCCCAAGGAAGAAGTGAGCCAGTACTTGAAGAAGTTCCGATTGTTCAAGTGACTACTGTTCCGGTAGAACTGGATGCCAGCTGGGTCCGGGAGCCAAATGCTCCCTATCCTGAAGCGCTGTGGACTCCTTTCAATGTTGATGTGCTCTTCCCCTCCAGTTATGATGGTTTCTTAAGAGCTAGCCCAAATTCAGATTAAAGCCATCATTAACAAGTACTTCCTATTATCTTAATTATTGCCACCAAGGTCAAGCAAGAGAAGCTGGTAAGCAGCAATATTATCTGTGGGGCATTGCTTAAACAGAAGATAGATATATATGTAGGTATGTATGATTTGGAATAATAGACCTCTTCTAATCACCCAGGTTTAACATGTTACCTATCCCATCCCCTCCTGCTTCCCAATCGCTGGCCGCCAGTCTTTAGTGCAGTAACAGAATGTTCCTATTCTTCCCCTCTTTGCTGCCTCATAAATTCAGTTAAACACACACGCCTtcacagtcttttaaaaaaaaaaattttggttcttttccgagacagggtttctctgtgtcgttctggtgcctgtcctgcatctcgcacctgtagaccaggctggcctcgaactcacagagatccacctggctctgcctcctgagtgctgggatcaaaggtgtgtgccaccaccacccagcctaccTTCACAGTCTTACCAGCCCCAAATTGTTCCCTTCTCTAAACATGTGAACATGACAGTACGCTGTTCAAAATACTTCTGTACACATTCGTGCATGACAACAAAATTGAGTGAACACTCGTGAAGCAAAGTTTATGGAGTGATTTGTTCAGTAGAAAGCTCTTACATGAGAGATGAAAGCCATgagtggtgactcatgcctataatccctgcacttgggaggctggggcaggggaattgtcttgagttcaaggccatgctgtgctactgagcaagaccctgtctccaaaagctgAAAAGATGAAGGTGAGTGAGTTAGTCAATGCCCTATCCCTATAATGAAACGTGGTGattaacttataaagagaaaagactTGCTTTGGCTGGCTGTTTTGGAGGTCCCAGGAGAAGACCAGGCAGACTGGCATTAGGTGGCCACTCTGGAGGGCAAAGGTGGGCTGTGGCAAACTACTTCTCCCCTCAtagccagaaagcagaaagaaaacaaagaggctgGTGTCGCAAAATTCCTCAAGGACGTATTGTCAGCTACCTAAAGACTTCCCGCTAGACCCTGTCTCCTAAAGGCTGTTCTGCCTTCCATTAGGGGCACTCTAGGGAGCAAGCACTTAGCATGTGTCCTTTGGGGCATATTTCTCTGAGTGGGTAGA
Proteins encoded in this region:
- the Ptrhd1 gene encoding putative peptidyl-tRNA hydrolase PTRHD1, yielding MHRRVSTAIQMVGRMAGSGAEPQILVQYLVLRKDLAQAPFSWPTGALVAQACHAATAALHLHRDHPHTVAYLRELGRMRKVVLEAADETTLKELAETLQQKDIDHMLWLEQPENIATCIALRPYPKEEVSQYLKKFRLFK